The Pseudogulbenkiania sp. MAI-1 sequence CACAGCTTGAACGACTGGCAGCGCAAGGCGTCCGAATTCCCGGAAGCCATCATACTGTCACTGAGCTTGACCTCCCCTCCTCACTCGTAGCAAAAATCGAAGGATTTAAGAGTTCCTAAATCCTGCCTACAAGTATCTAGACTATTAATGCTGAAGGAGGACTGCATGAGTGGCAGCGATGCAACTACCATTGGTTTCGTAGGTACGGGGGCGATTACTAAGGCAATCGTAACCGGGCTTGTAGATCATGCCGGCGTGCGGGGAGAGATTTGGCTGTCCCCGAGGAGTGCTGAAATTGTGACGGTGCTCACAACGCGTTATCCGAATGTCCGTGTTGCAAAGGACAATCAGGATGTCGTCGACAGATCGAGACGTGTATTTATGGCCGTGCGCCCTCAGGTTGCTCAGGAAGTTCTGTCAGAACTCAGTTTCTCGGAAGAGCACATCGTGATCAATCTTATAGCTGGGTATACCTGCGAGCGATTGGAACGAGACTCGGCACAGCGCCCGGGCCGTGTTGTTCGTGCAGTCCCCTTTCCTTCGATCGCCAATGGAAACTGCAAGACGCTTATATTTCCAGATGACGAAGATGTACGTCAGATGTTCGAACGGGTCGGAGGGACCGTCGGACTGAGCAGCGAGGCGCAGTTGGAAACCATGGTTGCGATGGGAGCCACCATGGAATTGTTTTTTAGAGTACTTCATACGTATGCCGACTGGGCCGAGAAGCGTGGAATCGACTACGCGTCGGCACGTACCTACCTAGCTAGCCAATACGCAGGATTGGTTGACATTGCGATCGCCAGCCAGATCCCCTTCGACGTTCTTAGCAAACAGTTCACCACTAAGGGCGGCTTGAACGAGCAAGTGACTACTACGTTCGAAAATGGCGGTGGCTTCGGCTTGCTCCAGGAGGCGCTGGATCAAGTCGAGCGGAGGCTCCTAGCTAGTGAATGAGAAATGGATTGCTGCGGAACTGACAGCGTAGCCCCTGCACAAGGGCAATTGGGCGGCCGCGTTATAGGCCAAACATTAATGGACAGGATTGATCTTGCCCCGAGTTTGCAGGCACTCTAATGAGTCTGCTTTGGTCAGTTTCTTGAACTCAACCGGGTTGAGATAGCCCAGGGTCGAGTGCCGACAGCAACGATTGTAAAACCTCTCCAAGTACTCAAAGATCACTGCCAGAGTCTCCTCGGGTAGCTTAGCTTTCATGGGATGAGCTGCCTCTATCCGAGTTATTCGTGAGCTTCCTTGGCAAAAAAATGGGCCGCCCGCGCCCATCGGCAGGCGGCCACCGGGAAAAGCTCACAGAATGAAGCGCGTATTGATAAAGTTACTCTCATTCGACAACACGATCGCATCCAGCAGCTTCTTGCTCGCCTCGGTCTGCTTCGCCGCCACCATCGAGCGGATCGAGAACGCGCGCAGTGCATCGTGCACCGACAGCGTCCCCTCCGCCGAATCCTTGCGCCCGGCGAACGGGAACACGTCCGGACCGCGCTGGCACTGGCAGTTGATGTTGACGCGGCAGACCTGGTTCACCAGCGGATCGACCAGCGCGGCGATCTGGTGCGGGTCGGTGCCGAACAGGCTCACCTGCTGGCCGTAGTCCGAGCTGATCACGTAGTCCAGCGCCTCCTCGATGTCCTCGAACGGCGCCACCGGGATCACCGGCCCGAACTGTTCTTCGCGGTACAGCTTCATGCCTTCCTTGACCGGGAACACCACCGCCGGGTGGAACAGCGTCTCGGCCACCGTACCGCCGCCTTCGTTGATCACTTTGGCCCCCTTGGCCTTGGCGTCCTCGACGCACTCGGTCAGGTAGTTGCACTTCTCGTGGTCCGGCAGCGGCGTCACCATCACACCCTTTTCCCACGGCATGCCAACATTGAGCGCGTTGACCGCTTCGCTGAAGCGGCGCAGGAAGGCTTCGGCGATCGACTGGTGCACCAGGATCATCTTGATCGCGGTGCAGCGCTGGCCGTTGAACGACAGCGAGCCGGCGATGCATTCCTTCACCGCGAGGTCGAGGTCGGCGTCCGGCAGGATGATGGCGGCGTTCTTGGCGTCGAGGCCGAGCACGGCACGCAGACGGTTGGACTTCGGGTGCGCCTTCTTGAGCTGGTCGGCCACGCGGCTGGAGCCGATCAGCGCCAGCACGTTGATCTTGCCGCTGCTCATCAGGTGCGGCACCAGTTCCGAGCCCTTGCCGTACACGGTGTTGATCACCCCGGCCGGGAAGGCGCTGCGGAACGCTTCGAGCATCGGGTAGTACAGCAGCGTGCCGAACTTGGGCGGCTTCAGCAGTACCACGTTGCCCATGATCAGCGCCGGGATCAGCGTGGTAAAGGTTTCGTTCATTGGGTAGTTGTACGGCCCCAGGCACAGCGTGATGCCGAGCGGGGAGCGGCGGATCTGGCCGATGGTGCCGTCGACGATCTGGAAGCGCGAGTTGTCGTTGTCGAGCTTCTTCAGCGCATCGATGGTGTCCTTGATGTAAACGATGGTGCGGTCGAATTCCTTCTCGGAGTCGGGCAGGCTCTTGCCGATCTCCCACATGATCAGGTTCACGATCTCGCGGCGCTTGGCGAGGATCTGGCGGGTGAATTCTTCGACGCAGCCGATGCGCTCGGCTACCGACATCGTCGGCCAGGCGCCACGGCCGTTGTCGTAGGCGGCCACCGCGGCGGCCAGCGCTTCGTCGGCCTCGTCCTTGCCGGTGACTGGGATGCTGCCGATCTCGACGCGGGCCAGTTCGCCGTTGGGCTGGCGGGTGTAGACCGGCGACTGCACGGCACGCGTCTCGCCGTGCCACATCTTGAGCTGGCCGTTCACCAGCAGGGTGCGCTGGTGCAGCGGGGCGAGGATCTGGCAGTCGGCCGGTACGGCGTTTTCGTCGGGATACAGGGCTTGCAGTTGTTCGATGGTGTTCACTCTCAATGTCCTTTGTGTGCAGTGTGTGTGAGCGGTGGGGGCTTACTCCGGCCAGACCACGCGTAGCAGGTTGGTCGAGCCCGGGGTGCCGAACGGGATGCCGGCCACCACGATCAGCGGCTTGCCGACCTGGTAGTAGCCGGTGCTCTTGGCGGCGGCGCAGGCCTTCTCCACCATGTCCTCGACGTTCTTGGCGTCTTCGGTGGCGTAGGAGGTCACGCCCCACAGCAGCGCGAGCTGGCGCGCCACGGTGCGGTTCGGGGTCAGGCTCAGGATCGGCGAGGCCGGGCGCTCGTGGGCGACGCGGAAGGCGGTGGCGCCGGAGGTGGTGTAGGTGATGGTGGCGCCCACCGGCAGCACCCCGGCCACGGTCTGGATCGCCGCGCCGATGGCGTCGGTGGAGTTGGCGAGGTGGCGCGTGGTGACCGCCTGCATCAGCTGGCGCTGCAGCGGGTCGCTCTCGGTGTGGCGGATGATGCGCTCCATCATTGATACCGCCTCGGCCGGGTAGTGGCCGGCGGCGGATTCGGCCGACAGCATCACGGCGTCGACGCCGTCGTACACCGCCGTGGCGACGTCGGAGGCTTCGGCGCGGGTCGGCGCCGGCGCCTTGATCATCGATTCGAGCATCTGGGTGGCGACCACCACCGGCTTGCCGGCTTCGCGGCACAGCCGCACGATGCGCTTCTGGATCGACGGCACTTCTTCCGGCGGCATTTCCACGCCCAGGTCGCCGCGCGCCACCATGATGGCGTCGGCCACCTCGATGATCGCCTCGATGTTCTGCACCGCCAGCGGCTTCTCGATCTTGGCCATCAGCTTGGCGCGCCCGCCGATCAGTTCGCGCACTTCGAGCACGTCTTCCGGGCGCTGCACGAAGGACAGCGCCACCCAGTCCACGCCGAGTTCCAGGCCGAATTCGAGGTCGCGCCGGTCCTTGGCCGACAGCGCCGACACGGCCAGCGCCGCGTCGGGCACGTTGAC is a genomic window containing:
- a CDS encoding pyrroline-5-carboxylate reductase: MSGSDATTIGFVGTGAITKAIVTGLVDHAGVRGEIWLSPRSAEIVTVLTTRYPNVRVAKDNQDVVDRSRRVFMAVRPQVAQEVLSELSFSEEHIVINLIAGYTCERLERDSAQRPGRVVRAVPFPSIANGNCKTLIFPDDEDVRQMFERVGGTVGLSSEAQLETMVAMGATMELFFRVLHTYADWAEKRGIDYASARTYLASQYAGLVDIAIASQIPFDVLSKQFTTKGGLNEQVTTTFENGGGFGLLQEALDQVERRLLASE
- the pyk gene encoding pyruvate kinase, producing the protein MKSNKSTKIIATLGPASSTVENIAALHDAGADVFRLNFSHGAHEDHAARFAAVRQVEQASGRPIGVLLDLQGPKLRVWSFADGQAELEAGQSFSFDRNPEPGNHQRVCLPHPEIFAATKVGDILLVNDGQLRFQVTAVHADRLDTTALVGGIISDRKGVNVPDAALAVSALSAKDRRDLEFGLELGVDWVALSFVQRPEDVLEVRELIGGRAKLMAKIEKPLAVQNIEAIIEVADAIMVARGDLGVEMPPEEVPSIQKRIVRLCREAGKPVVVATQMLESMIKAPAPTRAEASDVATAVYDGVDAVMLSAESAAGHYPAEAVSMMERIIRHTESDPLQRQLMQAVTTRHLANSTDAIGAAIQTVAGVLPVGATITYTTSGATAFRVAHERPASPILSLTPNRTVARQLALLWGVTSYATEDAKNVEDMVEKACAAAKSTGYYQVGKPLIVVAGIPFGTPGSTNLLRVVWPE
- a CDS encoding NADP-dependent glyceraldehyde-3-phosphate dehydrogenase encodes the protein MNTIEQLQALYPDENAVPADCQILAPLHQRTLLVNGQLKMWHGETRAVQSPVYTRQPNGELARVEIGSIPVTGKDEADEALAAAVAAYDNGRGAWPTMSVAERIGCVEEFTRQILAKRREIVNLIMWEIGKSLPDSEKEFDRTIVYIKDTIDALKKLDNDNSRFQIVDGTIGQIRRSPLGITLCLGPYNYPMNETFTTLIPALIMGNVVLLKPPKFGTLLYYPMLEAFRSAFPAGVINTVYGKGSELVPHLMSSGKINVLALIGSSRVADQLKKAHPKSNRLRAVLGLDAKNAAIILPDADLDLAVKECIAGSLSFNGQRCTAIKMILVHQSIAEAFLRRFSEAVNALNVGMPWEKGVMVTPLPDHEKCNYLTECVEDAKAKGAKVINEGGGTVAETLFHPAVVFPVKEGMKLYREEQFGPVIPVAPFEDIEEALDYVISSDYGQQVSLFGTDPHQIAALVDPLVNQVCRVNINCQCQRGPDVFPFAGRKDSAEGTLSVHDALRAFSIRSMVAAKQTEASKKLLDAIVLSNESNFINTRFIL